A window from Vanessa atalanta chromosome 16, ilVanAtal1.2, whole genome shotgun sequence encodes these proteins:
- the LOC125069798 gene encoding SET domain-containing protein SmydA-8-like: MSLKYEVKSNEKLGRYLVAAKDLKPGERILSDQPFLLGPNSDTSLVCFNCYLPLISKFLVCKNCAVAPICPGEGCTDQFAKWHSQQECEFFRNLKLNKGTNPMTMVQNVGSLLVLRAILKRDFNHQEWQLFMELETHLDRRRESNVWDFYDNTVKFIQSLGLLDNGQNKDLVQKICAAIDVNSFEVRGPPIPAIGCAEVLRGLYLRAALLAHDCVANTHVSINDRNELVCHASCDIKRGDPIYYNYTDPLKGTSLRQQHLIIGKYFKCTCARCSDITELGTYMSSAICPQCKTGYISKNANVWICNSCGKETEPSVIEHKIQCCVDKLEVINKKDEKDLEEYIRNVLLVLAPNHYLLLDAKQRLAGVLRDTINREPRPTKRLMRRKIELCREILPVLEVLSPGICRTKAITLYELHATTVQLAKKMFDAREISGSAFVDELLIAEKYLKRSLEMLVIEPGNSPEGELCAKALEEYRALKLTIAKVLDGIHAQGKTYESESVSESVPLHPEVD, from the exons ATGAGCCTCAAATACGAAGTGAAAAGTAATGAAAAATTAGGCAG atATTTAGTCGCTGCAAAAGATTTAAAGCCAGGAGAACGAATTCTATCGGACCAGCCTTTTTTATTGGGACCAAACAGTGACACGTCGCTGGTCTGCTTCAACTGCTACCTGCCTCTCATAAGCAAGTTCCTCGTGTGCAAGAACTGTGCCGTGGCGCCGATATGCCCAGGAGAGGGATGCACTGATCAATTTGCAA aatGGCACTCACAGCAAGAATGTGAGTTCTTCCGAAACCTTAAACTCAATAAAGGGACTAATCCCATGACGATGGTGCAGAACGTCGGATCATTGTTAGTTCTGCGAGCGATATTAAAGAGGGATTTTAATCACCAGGAATGGCAACTCTTTATGGAATTGGAAACGCATTTAGACCGACGAAGGGAGAGTAACGTTTGGGATTTCTACGATAACACCGTAAAG tttaTCCAATCCCTGGGTCTTCTCGACAATGGTCAGAACAAGGATCTCGTTCAGAAGATTTGCGCGGCCATCGACGTGAACAGCTTCGAGGTGCGCGGGCCGCCCATACCGGCCATCGGCTGCGCGGAGGTGCTGCGCGGGCTGTACCTGCGCGCCGCGCTGCTGGCGCACGACTGCGTCGCCAACACGCACGTCTCCATCAACGACCGGAACGAGCTCGTGTGCCACGCCAGTTGCGACATCAAGAGAGGAGATCCTATATATTACAACTATACGGATCCCTTGAAG GGTACATCATTACGACAACAACATCTTATAATAGGCAAGTACTTCAAATGTACATGTGCGCGGTGTTCTGATATCACGGAGTTGGGAACATACATGAGTTCAGCGATTTGCCCGCAGTGTAAAACTGGATATATATCGAAAAACGCTAATGTTTGGATCTGTAACAGCTGCGGAAAAGAAACTGAACCATCTGTAATTGAACATAAGATTCAATGTTGCGTGGACAAACTGGAAGTTATAA ataaaaaagatgAAAAAGATCTCGAGGAATATATAAGAAACGTTTTGTTAGTACTAGCTCCAAACCATTATTTACTTCTGGATGCCAAGCAACGCCTTGCCGGTGTTCTGAGGGATACTATCAATAGAGAGCCGAGACCAACTAAGAGGTTGATGCGACGGAAAATAGAGCTGTGTCGAGAAATATTACCTGTACTTGAAGTACTTAGCCCCGGGATATGTCGGACTAAAG CTATTACTTTATACGAATTACATGCAACAACGGTGCAGCTGGCAAAGAAAATGTTCGATGCGCGTGAAATATCGGGGTCCGCCTTTGTG GATGAACTTCTCATCGCAGAGAAATATTTAAAGCGGTCACTGGAGATGTTAGTGATTGAACCGGGAAATTCACCAGAAGGAGAGTTGTGCGCGAAAGCTTTAGAAGAATACAGAGCCCTAAAATTGACAATAGCAAAAGTTTTAGATGGAATTCACGCACAAGGGAAAACTTATGAAAGCGAGAGTGTATCGGAGAGTGTGCCGCTTCATCCTGAAGTAGACTAA
- the LOC125070154 gene encoding protein lin-54 homolog isoform X2: MDHNLDDSLNLESDMGVDFEHSEDTVVNQADMVLEQHTSQVENIPMEFAHNEDHSMLMDTGGEEIIDFMGDQFSLQEYSVQSDQTTGLTTTVESNQQHMLSSQGDTMIDLAFQPQMVTVKKEPVQHKIIAVKTMSPMRTATTVRRNETAVLTTAPRQVAIAPKPPKLVAKTYTTNKQLAIAPKPVTLVANRSNSLVKKVSIGNVQSNTKGNTVLTQIGKQFQIMVPSSTQKIKLVPSSGMNTVQYVRSDSDQAQLIPTKGASGSQTKPVMTRLISMQGGGAGAAAEGESPRYVAVPHSALPLSLANKMLLATPNKQGVKIAKKQEIISLKSPTPKLMPAPALSVSSSTGTKQKVVISANPMQNVILKPSAPPKSTQGAKEANAVEPQRSQLHQINVPGKGIQYIRVVTNSSKPAPKPLLSLPPRTFMLSDGKGNLIQMSAEKIASSIVVPGNTNTLPKVAPKPPRKLVRIAPVVKTAAVTQAGRSSQSLLAPLSPPSPASPASPASPPSPASSASPTPPASPVHSQDEDSKSELRALIEKAVAEGNVNEVEVEFNRPPSPSELENSTDGVGRHDASGRSDDHPLIVIPSNYDESELIVSEGQNTLDNSQRSDSMINIEGESANTYQSPNTPALSESDIAATDLGLRPRKACNCTKSQCLKLYCDCFANGEFCNRCNCNNCHNNLENEELRQKAIRGCLDRNPNAFRPKIGKAKIGGPEMIRRHNKGCNCKRSGCLKNYCECYEAKIACSSICKCVGCRNVEETLERARRRDPARAAPARPAPHFRPPPLAEAKQPCSFMTTEVIEAVCQCLIAAAVDNKEDEERQEADPMRDVIDEFARCLQDIISAAHQSAPLAFLDEGPA, from the exons ATGGATCATAACTTAGATGATTCTTTGAACTTGGAGAGTGATATgggt GTTGATTTTGAGCACTCTGAAGACACTGTGGTTAACCAAGCAGACATGGTCCTAGAACAGCATACGAGCCAAGTAGAAAATATACCAATGGAGTTTGCCCACAATGAAGATCACTCTATGCTTATGGATACTGGTGGTGAAGAAATTATTG ATTTTATGGGAGATCAGTTTTCTCTTCAGGAATATTCGGTACAGAGTGACCAAACTACAGGACTAACTACAACAGTGGAATCTaat CAACAACACATGCTGTCGTCTCAGGGAGACACAATGATAGATTTAGCATTCCAACCACAAATGGTGACGGTCAAAAAGGAACCCGTACAGCACAAAATTATTGCTGTAAAg actaTGTCTCCAATGCGCACTGCTACTACAGTAAGAAGAAATGAGACAGCAGTATTAACAACTGCACCCCGGCAAGTGGCAATTGCACCCAAACCCCCTAAACTTGTAGCAAAGACATACACAACTAACAAGCAGCTTGCTATTGCTCCTAAACCAGTAACTCTGGTTGCAAATCGTAGCAACAGTTTAGTGAAGAAAGTTTCTATAGGAAATGTGCAGAGCAATACGAAAGGAAACACTGTTTTGA CACAAATTGGTAAACAGTTCCAAATTATGGTTCCATCTTCaacacaaaaaattaaactgGTACCCTCATCGGGAATGAATACTGTTCAGTATGTTAGGAGTGATTCAGAccag GCACAATTAATTCCAACAAAGGGTGCTAGTGGATCACAGACCAAGCCTGTCATGACTAGGTTAATTTCAATGCAAG gcggcggcgcgggcgcggcggcggagGGCGAGTCCCCGCGCTACGTGGCCGTCCCGCACAGCGCGCTGCCGCTCTCACTCGCCAACAAg ATGTTATTGGCGACACCAAATAAACAAGGAGTGAAGATCGCCAAGAAACAGGAAATTATATCTCTAAAGTCACCGACGCCTAAACTGATGCCCGCACCGGCCCTAA GTGTGTCATCGAGCACCGGGACGAAACAAAAGGTTGTCATCTCAGCAAATCCTATGcagaatgttatattaaaaccttcAGCCCCTCCTAAATCGACCCAA GGTGCAAAAGAAGCTAATGCAGTAGAACCGCAACGCTCACAGTTGCATCAAATCAATGTACCGGGCAAAGGT atcCAGTACATTCGCGTGGTGACGAACTCGTCTAAGCCGGCACCGAAGCCTTTGCTGTCGTTGCCGCCCAGGACCTTCATGCTTTCAGACGGTAAGG GCAATCTAATTCAGATGAGTGCTGAGAAGATCGCTTCCTCTATTGTCGTACCTGGGAACACGAATACACTGCCTAAAG TGGCCCCTAAACCTCCACGGAAATTGGTTAGGATAGCACCTGTCGTAAAAACAGCAGCAGTCACA CAAGCGGGCCGCTCGTCCCAGAGCCTGCTGGCGCCCCTGTCGCCGCCCTCACCCGCCTCGCCCGCCTCGCCCGCCTCGCCGCCCTCGCCCGCCTCGTCCGCCTCGCCCACTCCGCCTGCCTCTCCCGTGCACTCGCAGGACGAGGACTCAAAAAGCGAGCTACGTGCGCTCATCGAGAAGGCGGTTGCAGAGGGAAACGTCAACGAGGTGGAAGTGGAATTCAATCGTCCTCCC AGTCCGTCAGAACTAGAAAACAGCACAGATGGAGTAGGGCGACACGACGCTAGCGGCAGATCAGATGATCATCCGCTGATCGTTATTCCCTCTAATTACGACGAATCCGAACTTATCGTCTCGGAGGGACAGAACACTTTA GATAATTCCCAAAGGTCCGACAGCATGATAAACATTGAAGGAGAATCGGCCAATACATATCAGTCCCCAAATACTCCAGCACTATCAGAATCAG aTATCGCAGCAACGGACCTAGGCCTGCGACCTCGCAAAGCCTGCAACTGCACAAAGTCGCAATGTCTCAAGCTATACTGTGACTGTTTTGCAAACGGCGAGTTTTGCAATCGCTGTAATTGTAACAATTGCCACAATAACTTGGAAAACGAGGAATTGAGACAGAAAGCTATAAGGGGATGTCTAGACCGGAACCCGAACGCTTTCAG ACCAAAAATAGGTAAAGCTAAAATCGGAGGCCCGGAGATGATCCGGAGGCACAACAAAGGATGTAACTGCAAAAGAAGCGGCTGCCTCAAGAACTACTGCGAATGTTACGAG GCGAAAATAGCGTGCTCGTCGATCTGCAAGTGCGTCGGCTGCCGCAACGTGGAGGAGACGCTGGAGCGCGCGCGGCGCCGCGACCccgcccgcgccgcgcccgcgcgccCCGCGCCGCACTTCCGCCCGCCGCCGCTCGCCGAGGCCAA GCAGCCGTGCAGTTTCATGACGACGGAGGTGATCGAGGCGGTCTGCCAGTGCCTGATCGCGGCCGCCGTGGACAATAAGGAGGACGAGGAGCGGCAGGAGGCGGACCCCATGCGTGACGTCATCGACGAGTTCGCGCGCTGCCTGCAGGACATCATCAGCGCCGCGCATCAGAGTGCGCCGCTCGCCTTCTTGGACGAG GGTCCTGCGTGA
- the LOC125070154 gene encoding protein lin-54 homolog isoform X1 gives MDHNLDDSLNLESDMGVDFEHSEDTVVNQADMVLEQHTSQVENIPMEFAHNEDHSMLMDTGGEEIIVSDFMGDQFSLQEYSVQSDQTTGLTTTVESNQQHMLSSQGDTMIDLAFQPQMVTVKKEPVQHKIIAVKTMSPMRTATTVRRNETAVLTTAPRQVAIAPKPPKLVAKTYTTNKQLAIAPKPVTLVANRSNSLVKKVSIGNVQSNTKGNTVLTQIGKQFQIMVPSSTQKIKLVPSSGMNTVQYVRSDSDQAQLIPTKGASGSQTKPVMTRLISMQGGGAGAAAEGESPRYVAVPHSALPLSLANKMLLATPNKQGVKIAKKQEIISLKSPTPKLMPAPALSVSSSTGTKQKVVISANPMQNVILKPSAPPKSTQGAKEANAVEPQRSQLHQINVPGKGIQYIRVVTNSSKPAPKPLLSLPPRTFMLSDGKGNLIQMSAEKIASSIVVPGNTNTLPKVAPKPPRKLVRIAPVVKTAAVTQAGRSSQSLLAPLSPPSPASPASPASPPSPASSASPTPPASPVHSQDEDSKSELRALIEKAVAEGNVNEVEVEFNRPPSPSELENSTDGVGRHDASGRSDDHPLIVIPSNYDESELIVSEGQNTLDNSQRSDSMINIEGESANTYQSPNTPALSESDIAATDLGLRPRKACNCTKSQCLKLYCDCFANGEFCNRCNCNNCHNNLENEELRQKAIRGCLDRNPNAFRPKIGKAKIGGPEMIRRHNKGCNCKRSGCLKNYCECYEAKIACSSICKCVGCRNVEETLERARRRDPARAAPARPAPHFRPPPLAEAKQPCSFMTTEVIEAVCQCLIAAAVDNKEDEERQEADPMRDVIDEFARCLQDIISAAHQSAPLAFLDEGPA, from the exons ATGGATCATAACTTAGATGATTCTTTGAACTTGGAGAGTGATATgggt GTTGATTTTGAGCACTCTGAAGACACTGTGGTTAACCAAGCAGACATGGTCCTAGAACAGCATACGAGCCAAGTAGAAAATATACCAATGGAGTTTGCCCACAATGAAGATCACTCTATGCTTATGGATACTGGTGGTGAAGAAATTATTG TTTCAGATTTTATGGGAGATCAGTTTTCTCTTCAGGAATATTCGGTACAGAGTGACCAAACTACAGGACTAACTACAACAGTGGAATCTaat CAACAACACATGCTGTCGTCTCAGGGAGACACAATGATAGATTTAGCATTCCAACCACAAATGGTGACGGTCAAAAAGGAACCCGTACAGCACAAAATTATTGCTGTAAAg actaTGTCTCCAATGCGCACTGCTACTACAGTAAGAAGAAATGAGACAGCAGTATTAACAACTGCACCCCGGCAAGTGGCAATTGCACCCAAACCCCCTAAACTTGTAGCAAAGACATACACAACTAACAAGCAGCTTGCTATTGCTCCTAAACCAGTAACTCTGGTTGCAAATCGTAGCAACAGTTTAGTGAAGAAAGTTTCTATAGGAAATGTGCAGAGCAATACGAAAGGAAACACTGTTTTGA CACAAATTGGTAAACAGTTCCAAATTATGGTTCCATCTTCaacacaaaaaattaaactgGTACCCTCATCGGGAATGAATACTGTTCAGTATGTTAGGAGTGATTCAGAccag GCACAATTAATTCCAACAAAGGGTGCTAGTGGATCACAGACCAAGCCTGTCATGACTAGGTTAATTTCAATGCAAG gcggcggcgcgggcgcggcggcggagGGCGAGTCCCCGCGCTACGTGGCCGTCCCGCACAGCGCGCTGCCGCTCTCACTCGCCAACAAg ATGTTATTGGCGACACCAAATAAACAAGGAGTGAAGATCGCCAAGAAACAGGAAATTATATCTCTAAAGTCACCGACGCCTAAACTGATGCCCGCACCGGCCCTAA GTGTGTCATCGAGCACCGGGACGAAACAAAAGGTTGTCATCTCAGCAAATCCTATGcagaatgttatattaaaaccttcAGCCCCTCCTAAATCGACCCAA GGTGCAAAAGAAGCTAATGCAGTAGAACCGCAACGCTCACAGTTGCATCAAATCAATGTACCGGGCAAAGGT atcCAGTACATTCGCGTGGTGACGAACTCGTCTAAGCCGGCACCGAAGCCTTTGCTGTCGTTGCCGCCCAGGACCTTCATGCTTTCAGACGGTAAGG GCAATCTAATTCAGATGAGTGCTGAGAAGATCGCTTCCTCTATTGTCGTACCTGGGAACACGAATACACTGCCTAAAG TGGCCCCTAAACCTCCACGGAAATTGGTTAGGATAGCACCTGTCGTAAAAACAGCAGCAGTCACA CAAGCGGGCCGCTCGTCCCAGAGCCTGCTGGCGCCCCTGTCGCCGCCCTCACCCGCCTCGCCCGCCTCGCCCGCCTCGCCGCCCTCGCCCGCCTCGTCCGCCTCGCCCACTCCGCCTGCCTCTCCCGTGCACTCGCAGGACGAGGACTCAAAAAGCGAGCTACGTGCGCTCATCGAGAAGGCGGTTGCAGAGGGAAACGTCAACGAGGTGGAAGTGGAATTCAATCGTCCTCCC AGTCCGTCAGAACTAGAAAACAGCACAGATGGAGTAGGGCGACACGACGCTAGCGGCAGATCAGATGATCATCCGCTGATCGTTATTCCCTCTAATTACGACGAATCCGAACTTATCGTCTCGGAGGGACAGAACACTTTA GATAATTCCCAAAGGTCCGACAGCATGATAAACATTGAAGGAGAATCGGCCAATACATATCAGTCCCCAAATACTCCAGCACTATCAGAATCAG aTATCGCAGCAACGGACCTAGGCCTGCGACCTCGCAAAGCCTGCAACTGCACAAAGTCGCAATGTCTCAAGCTATACTGTGACTGTTTTGCAAACGGCGAGTTTTGCAATCGCTGTAATTGTAACAATTGCCACAATAACTTGGAAAACGAGGAATTGAGACAGAAAGCTATAAGGGGATGTCTAGACCGGAACCCGAACGCTTTCAG ACCAAAAATAGGTAAAGCTAAAATCGGAGGCCCGGAGATGATCCGGAGGCACAACAAAGGATGTAACTGCAAAAGAAGCGGCTGCCTCAAGAACTACTGCGAATGTTACGAG GCGAAAATAGCGTGCTCGTCGATCTGCAAGTGCGTCGGCTGCCGCAACGTGGAGGAGACGCTGGAGCGCGCGCGGCGCCGCGACCccgcccgcgccgcgcccgcgcgccCCGCGCCGCACTTCCGCCCGCCGCCGCTCGCCGAGGCCAA GCAGCCGTGCAGTTTCATGACGACGGAGGTGATCGAGGCGGTCTGCCAGTGCCTGATCGCGGCCGCCGTGGACAATAAGGAGGACGAGGAGCGGCAGGAGGCGGACCCCATGCGTGACGTCATCGACGAGTTCGCGCGCTGCCTGCAGGACATCATCAGCGCCGCGCATCAGAGTGCGCCGCTCGCCTTCTTGGACGAG GGTCCTGCGTGA
- the LOC125069911 gene encoding erlin-2-like: MADQTSMLAIVILAVGVSVHFSLHKVEEGYVGVYYRGGALLPVTSQPGFHMMIPVLTTFKAIQTTLQTDEVKNVPCGTSGGVMIYFERIEVVNKLDPNSVLEVVRNYTADYDKTLIFHKVHHELNQFCSAHTLHEVYIDLFDQIDENLSTALQNDLNELAPGLKVNGVRVTKPKIPEAIRKNYELMEAEKSKYLIAEQHQKVVEKEAETARRKAIIEAEKEAYVAKIQYEQKIMEKESLQKIELIEDSIHKAKQQTKAEADYYHLKKQAEANKLLLTKEYLELKKYEALALNNKIYFGSDIPNMFVQATLGDTLAKNIQVE; the protein is encoded by the exons ATGGCAGACCAGACTTCTATGTTGGCGATTGTTATATTGGCGGTTGGAGTGTCCGTACATTTTTCTTTACACAAAGTTGAAGAAGGATATGTCGGTGTTTACTACCgg ggAGGAGCATTGCTTCCTGTTACAAGTCAGCCTGGCTTTCACATGATGATTCCAGTACTAACAACTTTTAAAGCAATACAA ACTACATTACAAACAGATGAAGTCAAAAATGTTCCATGTGGTACAAGTGGTGGTGTCATGATATATTTTGAGAGGATAGAGGTTGTGAACAAGCTTGATCCTAATAGCG TCTTAGAGGTGGTGCGCAATTACACAGCGGATTATGATAAGACCTTAATTTTTCATAAGGTTCACCATGAGTTGAATCAATTCTGTAGTGCACACACATTGCACGAAGTCTACATTGATTTATTTGACCAAATTGATGAGAATCTCAGTACA gcTCTACAAAATGATCTCAATGAATTGGCTCCAGGTTTGAAGGTAAATGGTGTTCGTGTGACAAAACCAAAAATACCAGAGGCTATAAGAAAAAATTATGAACTTATGGAAGCTGAGAAGTCAAAGTATCTTATTGCTGAACAACATCAAAAG GTTGTTGAAAAAGAAGCAGAGACAGCACGAAGGAAGGCAATTATTGAGGCAGAAAAAGAAGCCTATGTGGCTAAAATACAGTATGAACAAAAAATTATGGAGAAGGAATCTCTGCAAAAAATCGAACTCATTGAAGATAGTATACACAAAGCCAAGCAACAGACCAAAGCAGAGGCTGATTATTACCATTTGAAGAAACAAGCGGAAGCTAATAAATTGCTTTTgactaaagaatatttagaattgaaaaaatatgaagCACTTGCATTGaacaataagatatattttggcAGTGACATTCCTAATATGTTTGTGCAAGCAACTCTTGGTGACACTTTAGCTAAAAATATTCAAGTTGAATGA
- the LOC125070154 gene encoding protein lin-54 homolog isoform X3, which produces MDHNLDDSLNLESDMGVDFEHSEDTVVNQADMVLEQHTSQVENIPMEFAHNEDHSMLMDTGGEEIIVSDFMGDQFSLQEYSVQSDQTTGLTTTVESNQQHMLSSQGDTMIDLAFQPQMVTVKKEPVQHKIIAVKTMSPMRTATTVRRNETAVLTTAPRQVAIAPKPPKLVAKTYTTNKQLAIAPKPVTLVANRSNSLVKKVSIGNVQSNTKGNTVLTQIGKQFQIMVPSSTQKIKLVPSSGMNTVQYVRSDSDQAQLIPTKGASGSQTKPVMTRLISMQGGGAGAAAEGESPRYVAVPHSALPLSLANKMLLATPNKQGVKIAKKQEIISLKSPTPKLMPAPALSVSSSTGTKQKVVISANPMQNVILKPSAPPKSTQGAKEANAVEPQRSQLHQINVPGKGIQYIRVVTNSSKPAPKPLLSLPPRTFMLSDGNLIQMSAEKIASSIVVPGNTNTLPKVAPKPPRKLVRIAPVVKTAAVTQAGRSSQSLLAPLSPPSPASPASPASPPSPASSASPTPPASPVHSQDEDSKSELRALIEKAVAEGNVNEVEVEFNRPPSPSELENSTDGVGRHDASGRSDDHPLIVIPSNYDESELIVSEGQNTLDNSQRSDSMINIEGESANTYQSPNTPALSESDIAATDLGLRPRKACNCTKSQCLKLYCDCFANGEFCNRCNCNNCHNNLENEELRQKAIRGCLDRNPNAFRPKIGKAKIGGPEMIRRHNKGCNCKRSGCLKNYCECYEAKIACSSICKCVGCRNVEETLERARRRDPARAAPARPAPHFRPPPLAEAKQPCSFMTTEVIEAVCQCLIAAAVDNKEDEERQEADPMRDVIDEFARCLQDIISAAHQSAPLAFLDEGPA; this is translated from the exons ATGGATCATAACTTAGATGATTCTTTGAACTTGGAGAGTGATATgggt GTTGATTTTGAGCACTCTGAAGACACTGTGGTTAACCAAGCAGACATGGTCCTAGAACAGCATACGAGCCAAGTAGAAAATATACCAATGGAGTTTGCCCACAATGAAGATCACTCTATGCTTATGGATACTGGTGGTGAAGAAATTATTG TTTCAGATTTTATGGGAGATCAGTTTTCTCTTCAGGAATATTCGGTACAGAGTGACCAAACTACAGGACTAACTACAACAGTGGAATCTaat CAACAACACATGCTGTCGTCTCAGGGAGACACAATGATAGATTTAGCATTCCAACCACAAATGGTGACGGTCAAAAAGGAACCCGTACAGCACAAAATTATTGCTGTAAAg actaTGTCTCCAATGCGCACTGCTACTACAGTAAGAAGAAATGAGACAGCAGTATTAACAACTGCACCCCGGCAAGTGGCAATTGCACCCAAACCCCCTAAACTTGTAGCAAAGACATACACAACTAACAAGCAGCTTGCTATTGCTCCTAAACCAGTAACTCTGGTTGCAAATCGTAGCAACAGTTTAGTGAAGAAAGTTTCTATAGGAAATGTGCAGAGCAATACGAAAGGAAACACTGTTTTGA CACAAATTGGTAAACAGTTCCAAATTATGGTTCCATCTTCaacacaaaaaattaaactgGTACCCTCATCGGGAATGAATACTGTTCAGTATGTTAGGAGTGATTCAGAccag GCACAATTAATTCCAACAAAGGGTGCTAGTGGATCACAGACCAAGCCTGTCATGACTAGGTTAATTTCAATGCAAG gcggcggcgcgggcgcggcggcggagGGCGAGTCCCCGCGCTACGTGGCCGTCCCGCACAGCGCGCTGCCGCTCTCACTCGCCAACAAg ATGTTATTGGCGACACCAAATAAACAAGGAGTGAAGATCGCCAAGAAACAGGAAATTATATCTCTAAAGTCACCGACGCCTAAACTGATGCCCGCACCGGCCCTAA GTGTGTCATCGAGCACCGGGACGAAACAAAAGGTTGTCATCTCAGCAAATCCTATGcagaatgttatattaaaaccttcAGCCCCTCCTAAATCGACCCAA GGTGCAAAAGAAGCTAATGCAGTAGAACCGCAACGCTCACAGTTGCATCAAATCAATGTACCGGGCAAAGGT atcCAGTACATTCGCGTGGTGACGAACTCGTCTAAGCCGGCACCGAAGCCTTTGCTGTCGTTGCCGCCCAGGACCTTCATGCTTTCAGACG GCAATCTAATTCAGATGAGTGCTGAGAAGATCGCTTCCTCTATTGTCGTACCTGGGAACACGAATACACTGCCTAAAG TGGCCCCTAAACCTCCACGGAAATTGGTTAGGATAGCACCTGTCGTAAAAACAGCAGCAGTCACA CAAGCGGGCCGCTCGTCCCAGAGCCTGCTGGCGCCCCTGTCGCCGCCCTCACCCGCCTCGCCCGCCTCGCCCGCCTCGCCGCCCTCGCCCGCCTCGTCCGCCTCGCCCACTCCGCCTGCCTCTCCCGTGCACTCGCAGGACGAGGACTCAAAAAGCGAGCTACGTGCGCTCATCGAGAAGGCGGTTGCAGAGGGAAACGTCAACGAGGTGGAAGTGGAATTCAATCGTCCTCCC AGTCCGTCAGAACTAGAAAACAGCACAGATGGAGTAGGGCGACACGACGCTAGCGGCAGATCAGATGATCATCCGCTGATCGTTATTCCCTCTAATTACGACGAATCCGAACTTATCGTCTCGGAGGGACAGAACACTTTA GATAATTCCCAAAGGTCCGACAGCATGATAAACATTGAAGGAGAATCGGCCAATACATATCAGTCCCCAAATACTCCAGCACTATCAGAATCAG aTATCGCAGCAACGGACCTAGGCCTGCGACCTCGCAAAGCCTGCAACTGCACAAAGTCGCAATGTCTCAAGCTATACTGTGACTGTTTTGCAAACGGCGAGTTTTGCAATCGCTGTAATTGTAACAATTGCCACAATAACTTGGAAAACGAGGAATTGAGACAGAAAGCTATAAGGGGATGTCTAGACCGGAACCCGAACGCTTTCAG ACCAAAAATAGGTAAAGCTAAAATCGGAGGCCCGGAGATGATCCGGAGGCACAACAAAGGATGTAACTGCAAAAGAAGCGGCTGCCTCAAGAACTACTGCGAATGTTACGAG GCGAAAATAGCGTGCTCGTCGATCTGCAAGTGCGTCGGCTGCCGCAACGTGGAGGAGACGCTGGAGCGCGCGCGGCGCCGCGACCccgcccgcgccgcgcccgcgcgccCCGCGCCGCACTTCCGCCCGCCGCCGCTCGCCGAGGCCAA GCAGCCGTGCAGTTTCATGACGACGGAGGTGATCGAGGCGGTCTGCCAGTGCCTGATCGCGGCCGCCGTGGACAATAAGGAGGACGAGGAGCGGCAGGAGGCGGACCCCATGCGTGACGTCATCGACGAGTTCGCGCGCTGCCTGCAGGACATCATCAGCGCCGCGCATCAGAGTGCGCCGCTCGCCTTCTTGGACGAG GGTCCTGCGTGA